The Thermus filiformis genome contains a region encoding:
- a CDS encoding MFS transporter, producing MEALRSPGFFRLFLAYLVSQAGSKVHRVALLVLVYLLTENALWVSLTLGAQLVGTVVFSPLLSAWADTQDRKALLVWSDLLRAPLVALIPLLGAKSLPVLLLLVFLIELLRDLHDPIQNAAIPDLVEEKHVDSANGLVLFAERLSEVAFVGLAGALVAAVGPAYAFYLDAATYLASGLILLGLLPLRPNARAQKAAYWQRVKEGIGHLVGHPAIRRTVGALFAAAAFGSVETALGVVLALKWLQVGSTGFGLMEASLALGAILGTLLVPRLTQRLPRERLFLYGLLVFGFLEASVGAFPVFAWVLLALFLSGVANLAFIIPARSILQLNTPQEMRGRIFAAFSAVMNAAVLIGTMLGGSLEKALGAPTLFLLAGLMVSLVAALTLLTGGIPEARRSPEERST from the coding sequence ATGGAAGCCCTGCGTTCCCCCGGATTCTTCCGTCTATTCCTGGCCTATTTGGTCTCCCAGGCCGGGAGCAAGGTTCACCGGGTGGCCCTTCTGGTCCTGGTCTACCTCCTCACGGAGAACGCCCTCTGGGTCTCCCTGACCCTGGGGGCGCAGCTTGTGGGGACGGTGGTCTTCTCCCCCCTCCTTTCCGCCTGGGCCGACACCCAGGACCGGAAGGCTCTCCTGGTCTGGTCCGACCTCCTAAGGGCCCCCTTGGTGGCCCTGATCCCGCTTCTGGGGGCGAAAAGCCTCCCGGTCCTCCTCCTTCTGGTCTTCCTGATTGAGCTTCTGCGCGACCTGCACGACCCCATCCAGAACGCGGCGATCCCGGACCTGGTGGAGGAGAAGCACGTGGACAGCGCCAACGGCCTGGTCCTCTTTGCGGAGCGGCTTTCCGAGGTGGCCTTCGTGGGCCTGGCGGGGGCGCTGGTGGCGGCGGTGGGCCCCGCCTACGCCTTCTACCTGGACGCGGCCACCTACCTGGCCTCGGGGCTGATCCTCCTGGGCCTGCTCCCCCTGCGGCCCAACGCGCGGGCCCAGAAGGCGGCCTACTGGCAGAGGGTGAAGGAGGGGATCGGCCACCTGGTGGGCCACCCGGCCATCCGCCGCACCGTGGGGGCCCTCTTCGCCGCCGCCGCCTTCGGCTCGGTGGAGACGGCCCTGGGGGTGGTCCTGGCCCTGAAGTGGCTCCAGGTGGGCTCAACCGGCTTCGGCCTGATGGAGGCCAGCCTGGCCCTGGGGGCGATCCTGGGCACCCTCCTCGTCCCCCGGCTCACCCAGAGGCTTCCCCGGGAGCGGCTCTTCCTCTATGGCCTTTTGGTCTTCGGCTTCCTCGAGGCCTCCGTGGGGGCCTTCCCCGTCTTCGCCTGGGTGCTTTTGGCCCTCTTCCTCTCGGGCGTGGCCAACCTGGCCTTCATCATTCCCGCCCGCTCCATCCTCCAGCTCAACACCCCCCAGGAGATGCGGGGCCGGATCTTCGCCGCCTTCAGCGCGGTGATGAACGCCGCCGTCCTGATCGGCACCATGCTGGGAGGAAGCCTGGAGAAGGCCCTGGGGGCCCCCACCC
- the thiI gene encoding tRNA uracil 4-sulfurtransferase ThiI, with amino-acid sequence MEVFLIRYGEIALKGKNRAYFEEALAGRLRRALAPWGGRVRRGVGRFFAEAPDLPEVRRALARVFGVASYSPALRLPLEMPAIQEAVLRLAEEEVAKGGRTFRVQARRAEKRFPLTSEELNRRLGALVLERFPGLKVDLEAPDFTLFLEVRLEGAYLYTQKLPGPGGLPVGVTGRALALLSGGIDSPVAAWMGMKRGLTVDLVHFDAPPAATARGKVEALAEVLAEWGGPFRLFVVPFTKVQLQIGRHVPERFHTLVLRRMMVRFAGLLAEREGALALLTGESLGQVASQTLESLRVVDEASALPILRPLVGLDKEEIVALAKRVESYEISIRPEEDCCVVFAPRHPATRPRLDQVQRAEAPLDVAALLEEALAGMEILSYGTTNR; translated from the coding sequence TTGGAGGTCTTTCTCATCCGCTACGGCGAAATCGCTTTAAAAGGGAAGAACCGCGCCTACTTTGAGGAGGCGCTGGCGGGGCGGCTGAGGCGGGCCTTGGCCCCCTGGGGGGGGAGGGTGCGCCGGGGGGTGGGGCGGTTCTTCGCCGAGGCCCCCGACCTCCCCGAGGTCCGCCGGGCCCTGGCCCGGGTCTTCGGGGTGGCCTCCTACAGCCCCGCCCTCCGGCTTCCCCTGGAGATGCCCGCCATCCAGGAGGCGGTCTTGCGCCTCGCCGAGGAGGAGGTGGCCAAGGGGGGGCGCACCTTTCGCGTCCAGGCCCGCCGCGCCGAGAAGCGGTTTCCCCTCACCTCCGAGGAGCTCAACCGCCGCCTGGGGGCTTTGGTCCTGGAGCGCTTCCCGGGCCTGAAGGTGGACCTGGAGGCGCCGGACTTCACCCTGTTTTTGGAGGTCCGCCTCGAGGGGGCCTACCTCTACACCCAGAAGCTGCCCGGCCCCGGCGGCCTCCCCGTGGGGGTCACGGGCCGGGCCCTGGCCCTCCTCTCCGGGGGGATAGACAGCCCGGTGGCCGCCTGGATGGGGATGAAGCGGGGCCTCACCGTGGACCTGGTCCACTTTGACGCCCCCCCCGCGGCCACCGCCCGGGGCAAGGTGGAGGCCCTGGCCGAGGTCCTGGCCGAATGGGGGGGGCCTTTCCGGCTTTTTGTCGTCCCCTTCACCAAGGTCCAGCTCCAGATCGGCCGGCACGTCCCCGAGCGCTTCCACACCCTGGTCCTGCGCCGGATGATGGTGCGCTTCGCGGGCCTTTTGGCCGAGCGGGAGGGGGCGCTGGCCCTCCTCACCGGGGAGAGCCTGGGCCAGGTGGCCAGCCAGACCCTGGAGAGCCTGCGGGTGGTGGACGAGGCGAGCGCCCTCCCCATCCTCAGGCCCCTGGTGGGGCTGGACAAGGAGGAGATCGTCGCCTTGGCCAAGCGGGTGGAGAGCTACGAGATTTCCATCCGCCCCGAGGAGGACTGCTGCGTGGTCTTCGCCCCCCGCCACCCGGCCACCCGGCCCCGGCTGGACCAGGTGCAAAGGGCCGAGGCCCCCCTGGACGTGGCCGCCCTTCTGGAGGAAGCCCTGGCGGGGATGGAGATCCTTTCCTACGGGACGACCAACAGGTAG
- a CDS encoding PP2C family protein-serine/threonine phosphatase codes for MRLVPRFTVAAISYLGRRANNEDFHRAMAFRLPAGHLLFLAVADGMGGQEAGEWASKVAIEALTEAVRAYVDQANGGRRVVGLPEVLERAFALAQRRVLKEGEKPGRKGMGTTLTALLLADWSREGVVAHIGDSRAYRLTREGVRRITQDHSWVAEQVRMGLLSPQEAERHPFRNLLTRAIGLEEAKADLYPLRLLPGEGVLLTTDGLYTLVPEEEWRFGRDLQADLEALAALALRRGGGDNLTAVAVREEA; via the coding sequence ATGCGCCTTGTTCCCCGGTTCACCGTGGCCGCCATTTCCTACCTTGGGCGCCGTGCCAACAACGAGGACTTTCACCGGGCCATGGCTTTCCGTCTGCCCGCGGGCCACCTCCTCTTCTTGGCCGTGGCCGACGGGATGGGCGGGCAGGAGGCGGGGGAGTGGGCCAGCAAGGTGGCCATAGAGGCCCTGACCGAGGCGGTGCGGGCCTATGTGGACCAGGCCAACGGGGGCCGCCGGGTGGTAGGGCTTCCCGAGGTTTTGGAACGGGCCTTCGCCCTGGCCCAAAGGCGGGTCCTGAAGGAGGGGGAGAAGCCCGGGCGGAAGGGGATGGGGACCACCCTGACCGCCCTTTTGCTGGCGGACTGGAGCCGGGAGGGGGTGGTGGCCCACATCGGGGACAGCCGGGCCTACCGGCTCACCCGGGAGGGGGTGCGGCGGATCACCCAGGACCACTCCTGGGTGGCGGAGCAGGTCCGGATGGGCCTCCTCTCCCCCCAGGAGGCGGAGCGCCACCCCTTTCGCAACCTCCTCACCCGGGCCATCGGCCTCGAGGAGGCCAAGGCCGACCTCTACCCCCTCCGCCTCCTGCCCGGGGAGGGGGTCCTGCTGACCACGGACGGCCTCTACACCCTGGTGCCCGAGGAGGAGTGGCGCTTCGGGCGGGACCTGCAGGCGGACCTGGAGGCCCTGGCCGCCCTGGCCCTGAGGCGGGGCGGGGGGGACAATCTGACCGCGGTGGCGGTGAGGGAGGAGGCATGA
- a CDS encoding protein kinase domain-containing protein, translating to MTLLLAFLLVVLTAVLAVRMRPTPLYLLLLGLAGVGVGLGVRLEALAPALLPLGFLLAPRLPRVRPRSRKTAPASRPRRGRTSTAEEAILSQRYEILEKVGVGGMATVYKAKEKKTGRIVALKVPQERFVGDPRFVRRFHREAEVLARMDHPNIVKVYDHGQLDGTHYIAMEFLDGVGLDKLIEERKLTLRQAAALLARVADALRHIHAQGIVHRDIKPGNIFVLKGALRPDGVDPRGVRLMDFGIAAGKVLTRLTITGARIGTPVYMSPEQAKGQRLDHRSDIYSLGVVLYEALTGQPPFSGSYEAVIHQQIFQTPTPPKQLNPEIPEVLSSLVLRMLEKDPAKRPSLEEVIRVLEGPWEEEVGLKEAHYLLLGVEAKKGTVRLFSLEGVPVRLFSGIGSAPGLFPVPPLAVVGDSAGGVWVSVFEHGAKLLHRFSPEGTLLLSTGPYGMKLGEFLLPLALVAYGESLFVLDGETATITRMDLQGTPLARFGGTGPGRGTFQSPKALAVTREHLFVLDYGNRQVQRLSWEGAYLSRYAFRKSRDSSEFRLILGLGADEERLYLYDAEAERVRVLSFAGELLASWPLPVSEGEDRMSLVDLVALDGVLYAARRGGGRVYRLKGGEALPPIEVYAPIRALSLWKNPQAPKP from the coding sequence ATGACCCTTCTTCTGGCCTTCCTCCTGGTGGTTTTGACCGCGGTCCTGGCGGTCCGGATGCGGCCCACCCCGCTTTACCTCCTCCTCTTGGGCCTGGCCGGGGTAGGGGTGGGGCTGGGGGTCCGGCTCGAGGCCCTGGCCCCCGCCCTCCTTCCCCTGGGCTTCCTCCTCGCCCCGCGCCTTCCTAGGGTCCGCCCGAGGAGCCGGAAGACCGCCCCCGCCTCCCGGCCCCGCCGGGGCCGCACCTCCACCGCCGAGGAGGCCATCCTCTCCCAGCGGTACGAGATCCTGGAGAAGGTGGGGGTGGGGGGGATGGCCACGGTCTACAAGGCCAAGGAGAAGAAGACGGGCCGGATCGTGGCCCTGAAGGTTCCCCAGGAGCGCTTCGTGGGGGACCCCCGCTTCGTCCGCCGCTTCCACCGGGAGGCGGAGGTCCTGGCCCGGATGGACCACCCGAACATCGTCAAGGTCTACGACCACGGTCAGCTGGACGGGACCCACTACATCGCCATGGAGTTCCTGGACGGGGTGGGGCTGGACAAGCTGATCGAGGAGCGGAAGCTCACCCTAAGGCAGGCGGCCGCCCTTCTGGCCCGGGTGGCGGACGCCCTGCGGCACATCCACGCCCAGGGGATCGTCCACCGGGACATCAAGCCGGGGAACATCTTCGTCCTCAAGGGGGCCCTGCGGCCGGACGGGGTGGACCCGAGGGGGGTCCGGCTCATGGACTTCGGCATCGCGGCGGGCAAGGTCCTGACCCGGCTCACCATCACCGGGGCCCGGATCGGGACCCCCGTGTACATGAGCCCGGAGCAGGCCAAGGGCCAAAGGCTGGACCACCGCTCGGACATCTACAGCCTGGGGGTGGTCCTCTACGAGGCCCTGACCGGCCAGCCCCCCTTCTCGGGAAGCTACGAGGCGGTGATCCACCAGCAGATCTTCCAGACCCCCACCCCCCCCAAGCAGCTCAACCCCGAGATCCCCGAGGTCCTCTCCAGCCTGGTTCTGCGGATGCTGGAGAAGGACCCGGCCAAGAGGCCCTCCCTCGAGGAGGTCATCCGGGTCCTGGAGGGGCCCTGGGAGGAGGAGGTGGGGCTTAAAGAGGCCCACTACCTCCTCCTGGGGGTGGAGGCCAAGAAGGGGACGGTGCGGCTTTTCAGCCTCGAGGGGGTGCCGGTGCGCCTCTTCTCCGGGATCGGCTCCGCACCAGGCCTCTTCCCCGTGCCGCCTTTGGCCGTGGTGGGGGATTCGGCCGGGGGGGTCTGGGTCAGCGTGTTTGAGCACGGGGCCAAGCTCCTCCACCGCTTCTCCCCCGAGGGCACCCTCCTCCTCTCCACCGGGCCCTACGGGATGAAGTTGGGGGAGTTCCTCCTGCCTTTGGCCCTCGTGGCCTACGGGGAGAGCCTCTTCGTCCTGGACGGGGAGACGGCCACCATCACCCGGATGGACCTCCAGGGCACCCCCTTGGCCCGGTTCGGGGGGACGGGGCCGGGGCGGGGGACCTTCCAGTCCCCCAAGGCGCTGGCGGTGACCCGGGAGCACCTCTTCGTGCTGGACTACGGCAACCGCCAGGTGCAAAGGCTCTCCTGGGAGGGGGCCTACCTCTCCCGGTACGCCTTCCGGAAGAGCCGGGACTCGAGCGAGTTCCGGCTCATCCTGGGCCTGGGGGCGGACGAGGAGCGGCTGTACCTCTACGACGCCGAGGCGGAGAGGGTCCGGGTCCTCTCCTTCGCGGGCGAGCTCCTCGCCTCCTGGCCCCTGCCCGTCTCCGAAGGGGAGGACCGGATGAGCCTGGTGGACCTGGTGGCGCTGGACGGGGTCCTCTACGCCGCCCGCCGGGGTGGGGGGCGGGTCTACCGCCTGAAGGGGGGAGAGGCCCTTCCGCCCATAGAGGTCTACGCCCCCATCCGGGCCCTCTCCCTTTGGAAGAACCCCCAGGCCCCTAAGCCTTAG
- a CDS encoding response regulator transcription factor — MPKVLVVEDDPGVREALELGLPLFGYQVEAVATGQEALWRLPGADLVVLDVLLPDRDGFALLKEIRARSQVPVLMLSALGEVEWRVKGLKEGADDYLAKPYSLQELVARLEALLRRAQGQAEALRVGELVLYPRRMEAYRKDRRLLLSPKAFALLQAFMERPGEVLSKEHLMHRVWGEEVEPNTLEVHLSALRRELGDPPLLETVRGYGYRLRDDA; from the coding sequence ATGCCCAAGGTGCTCGTGGTGGAGGACGACCCCGGGGTCCGGGAGGCTTTGGAGCTGGGCCTTCCCCTCTTCGGCTACCAGGTGGAGGCGGTGGCCACGGGGCAGGAGGCCCTATGGAGGCTTCCCGGGGCCGACCTGGTGGTCCTGGACGTCCTCCTCCCCGACCGGGACGGGTTCGCGCTCCTCAAGGAGATCCGGGCCCGCTCCCAGGTCCCCGTCCTGATGCTCTCCGCTTTGGGGGAGGTGGAGTGGCGGGTCAAGGGGCTGAAGGAGGGGGCGGACGACTACCTGGCCAAGCCCTACAGCCTCCAGGAGCTGGTGGCCCGGCTGGAGGCCCTGCTCCGCCGCGCCCAGGGCCAGGCCGAGGCCCTGCGGGTGGGGGAGCTCGTCCTCTACCCCCGGCGGATGGAGGCCTACCGGAAGGACCGGAGGCTCCTCCTTTCCCCCAAGGCCTTCGCCCTCCTCCAGGCCTTCATGGAGCGGCCCGGGGAGGTGCTCTCCAAGGAGCACCTGATGCACAGGGTCTGGGGGGAGGAGGTGGAGCCCAACACCTTGGAGGTCCACCTCTCCGCCCTGCGGCGGGAGCTGGGGGACCCCCCTCTTTTGGAGACGGTCCGGGGCTACGGGTACCGGCTTAGGGATGACGCTTAG